The bacterium genomic sequence GTCTCCGCGAGGTATGTACCTCAAGAGGCTGCGACATTCCTGGAGAAACGAGGCCCGCGCGGGCCCCGGCGAGAAGGTGACGCGCTGAGAGACGCCGGACCCGGGGTGACCGACGATGGCGCTGCCGTTCGAGCTCGCGGAATACGAGGCACGGATCGAGCGCACCCGCGCGGCGATGCGCGACGCCCGCCTCGATCTGCTCCTGCTGTTTCATCAAGAGAGCCTCTACTACTTGTTTGGCTACGATCAGATCGGCTACTGGGTGTACCAAACGGTCGTGCTGCCGGCCGACGGCTCCGCACCGACTGCGATCTGCCGCGGGGCCGACGCATTGATGATCAGGGAGTCGCCGTTCATCAACGAGATCCGGCCCTGGGTTGACGACAGCCACGTGAATCCCGGCGCCTTCACGGTCGACATTTTGAAAGAGCGGCACGGGCTGTCGGGCCGCCGGCGCATCGGCATCGAGAAGAAGAGCCACGCCCTGCTTCCTTATTATTACGACCTGCTGCGGGAGCAGATCCCAGACGGCGTCGACCTCGTGGACGCTTCCGACCTCGTGACCGAACTGCGGCTCACCAAGTCGCCCGCGGAACTCGCCTACATGCGCCGCGCCGCGCAGATTATGGACCGGGCCTTTACGGCGGCCTTCGAGGCCGCCCGCCCCGGCGTGCGCGAGTGTGATGTCAACGCGGCGGTGCTGTACACGCTCTCAACGCTCGGCGCGGACTATCCCGCCGTGGCGCCGCCGATCGCCTCCGGCCCGAGAACGTTGACGCAGACGCACGGCGCGGCGACCGAGCGCGTCATGCAGCCCGGCGATCCCTTCACGATCGAGATCGGCGCGCCGTACAAACGCTACCACGCGGTCGCCGTCCATTCCGGGCACCTCGGCGAGCCCGCGTCGGAGATCCGCAGTCTCTATAACGGTCTGCGCGAAGGCATCGAAGAAGGCCTGGAGATGATCCGGCCGGGCCTCCCGGCAGCGCAAGTGGCGACGCGCGTGGTCGACCGGCTGGAAGCGCAGGGGTTGTCGCGCAGAGGACGGCATGTCGGCTACGGCATCGGGATCGGCTATCCTCCCACGTGGCTCGACAATCTGCGGATCAAAGAGACGGATCCCCATGTGCTGCGCGAAGGAATGACCTTCTTTCTGTTCGCGGGGGCGCTGACGAAGGGCGGCGACCTGTGTCTCTATCTCGGTGAGCCGGTCGCCGTCGCGCCGGACGGGTGCGAACGCCTCAGCGCCCTGCCCAGAGAGCTGCGGCTG encodes the following:
- a CDS encoding Xaa-Pro peptidase family protein, with amino-acid sequence MALPFELAEYEARIERTRAAMRDARLDLLLLFHQESLYYLFGYDQIGYWVYQTVVLPADGSAPTAICRGADALMIRESPFINEIRPWVDDSHVNPGAFTVDILKERHGLSGRRRIGIEKKSHALLPYYYDLLREQIPDGVDLVDASDLVTELRLTKSPAELAYMRRAAQIMDRAFTAAFEAARPGVRECDVNAAVLYTLSTLGADYPAVAPPIASGPRTLTQTHGAATERVMQPGDPFTIEIGAPYKRYHAVAVHSGHLGEPASEIRSLYNGLREGIEEGLEMIRPGLPAAQVATRVVDRLEAQGLSRRGRHVGYGIGIGYPPTWLDNLRIKETDPHVLREGMTFFLFAGALTKGGDLCLYLGEPVAVAPDGCERLSALPRELRLI